One Cedecea neteri DNA segment encodes these proteins:
- the ackA gene encoding acetate kinase, with amino-acid sequence MSSKLVLVLNCGSSSLKFAIIDAVNGEEYLSGLAECFHLPEARIKWKLDGAKQEAALGAGAAHSEALNFIVNKILAEKPELSAQLTAIGHRIVHGGEKYTSSVVIDDSVIQGIKDSASFAPLHNPAHLIGIAEALKSFPNLADKNVAVFDTAFHQTMPEESFLYALPYKLYKEHGVRRYGAHGTSHFYVTQEAAKMLNKPVDELNIITCHLGNGGSVSAIRNGKCVDTSMGLTPLEGLVMGTRSGDIDPAIIFHLHDALGMSVEDINKMLTKESGLLGLTEVTSDCRYVEDNYATKEDAKRAMDVYCHRLAKYIGSYTALMDGRLDAVVFTGGIGENAAMVRELSLGKLGVLGFDVDHERNLAARFGKSGFINKEGTRPAVVITTNEELVIAQDASRLTA; translated from the coding sequence ATGTCGAGTAAGCTAGTACTGGTTCTGAACTGCGGTAGCTCATCACTGAAATTCGCAATTATCGATGCTGTAAACGGTGAAGAGTACCTTTCTGGTTTAGCAGAGTGTTTCCACCTTCCTGAAGCCCGTATCAAGTGGAAGCTGGACGGCGCTAAACAAGAAGCGGCTCTGGGTGCAGGTGCCGCTCACAGCGAAGCTCTTAACTTCATCGTTAATAAAATTCTGGCAGAAAAACCAGAATTGTCCGCTCAGCTGACCGCAATTGGTCACCGTATCGTACACGGCGGTGAAAAATACACCAGCTCCGTTGTTATCGATGATTCTGTGATTCAGGGTATCAAAGATTCAGCCTCTTTTGCACCGCTGCATAACCCGGCTCACCTGATCGGTATCGCTGAAGCCCTGAAATCCTTCCCTAACCTGGCTGATAAAAACGTTGCCGTGTTCGACACCGCGTTCCATCAGACCATGCCGGAAGAATCTTTCCTCTACGCTCTGCCGTACAAACTGTACAAAGAGCACGGCGTTCGTCGCTACGGCGCACACGGCACCAGCCACTTCTACGTGACTCAAGAAGCCGCAAAAATGCTGAACAAGCCGGTTGATGAACTGAATATCATCACCTGCCACCTGGGCAACGGCGGTTCCGTTTCTGCTATCCGTAACGGCAAATGCGTTGATACCTCCATGGGTCTGACCCCGCTGGAAGGTCTGGTGATGGGTACCCGTTCCGGTGACATCGACCCGGCTATCATCTTCCACCTGCACGATGCCCTGGGCATGAGCGTAGAAGACATCAACAAAATGCTGACCAAAGAGTCCGGCCTGCTGGGTCTGACCGAAGTGACCAGCGACTGCCGTTACGTTGAAGACAACTACGCAACTAAAGAAGACGCTAAACGTGCAATGGACGTTTACTGCCACCGTCTGGCGAAATACATCGGTTCTTACACCGCGCTGATGGATGGTCGTCTGGACGCCGTTGTCTTCACCGGCGGTATCGGTGAAAACGCCGCGATGGTGCGCGAGCTGTCTCTGGGCAAACTGGGCGTACTGGGCTTCGATGTTGATCACGAGCGCAACCTGGCTGCACGTTTCGGCAAGTCTGGCTTCATCAACAAGGAAGGCACCCGCCCTGCGGTGGTTATCACCACCAACGAAGAGCTGGTCATCGCTCAGGATGCATCCCGCCTGACCGCCTGA
- the pta gene encoding phosphate acetyltransferase has product MSRTIMLIPTGTSVGLTSVSLGVIRAMEQKGVRLSVFKPIAQPRTGGDTPDQTTSIIRANSTIPAAEPLHMSHVESLLSSNQQDVLMEEIIANYHNSSKDAEVVLVEGLVPTRKHQFAQALNYEIAKTLNAEIVFVMSLGNDSPEQLKERIELTRSSFGGSKNTNITGVIINKLNAPVDEQGRTRPDLSEIFDDSSKASIANIDPKQLFADSPLPVLGCVPWSFELIATRAIDMARHLNATIVNEGDINTRRVKSVTFCARSIPHMLEHFRPGSLLVTSADRPDVLVAACLAAMNGVEIGAILLTGGYEMDPRISKLCERAFATGLPLFMVETNTWQTSLSLQSFNLEVPTDDHQRIEKVQEYVASHIDANWIESLTATSERSRRLSPPAFRYQLTELARKAGKRVVLPEGDEPRTVKAAAICAERGIATCVLLGNPDEITRVAAAQGVELGAGIEIVDPEVVRESYVARLVELRKSKGMTEAVAREQLEDNVVLGTLMLEQDEVDGLVSGAVHTTANTIRPPLQLIKTAPGSSLVSSVFFMLLPEQVYVYGDCAINPDPTAEQLAEIAIQSADSAAAFGIDPRVAMLSYSTGNSGAGSDVEKVREATRIAQEKRPDLVIDGPLQYDAAVMADVAKSKAPNSPVAGRATVFIFPDLNTGNTTYKAVQRSADLISIGPMLQGMRKPVNDLSRGALVDDIVYTIALTAIQSAQQA; this is encoded by the coding sequence GTGTCCCGTACTATTATGCTGATCCCTACCGGAACCAGCGTCGGCCTTACCAGCGTAAGCCTTGGCGTTATCCGTGCTATGGAACAAAAAGGCGTTCGTCTGAGCGTGTTCAAACCTATCGCCCAGCCGCGTACCGGTGGCGATACGCCGGACCAAACCACCAGCATCATCCGTGCTAACTCCACCATCCCGGCCGCTGAGCCGCTGCACATGAGCCACGTTGAGTCTCTGCTGTCCAGCAACCAGCAGGACGTGCTGATGGAAGAGATCATCGCCAACTACCACAACAGCAGCAAAGATGCTGAAGTAGTGCTGGTTGAAGGTCTGGTGCCAACCCGCAAGCACCAGTTTGCGCAGGCGCTGAACTATGAAATCGCCAAAACCCTGAACGCAGAAATCGTCTTCGTGATGTCTCTGGGCAATGACTCTCCAGAGCAGCTGAAAGAGCGTATCGAACTGACTCGCAGCAGCTTCGGCGGCAGCAAAAATACCAACATCACCGGCGTGATCATCAACAAGCTAAATGCCCCGGTTGATGAGCAGGGCCGCACCCGCCCGGATCTGTCCGAAATCTTCGACGATTCCAGCAAAGCAAGCATCGCGAACATCGATCCTAAGCAGCTGTTTGCCGACAGCCCGCTGCCGGTTCTGGGCTGCGTGCCATGGAGCTTCGAGCTGATTGCCACCCGTGCAATCGATATGGCTCGTCACCTGAACGCGACCATCGTCAACGAAGGCGATATAAACACCCGCCGCGTGAAGTCTGTGACCTTCTGTGCGCGCAGCATTCCGCACATGCTGGAACACTTCCGCCCAGGCTCTCTGCTGGTTACCTCCGCAGACCGCCCGGACGTGCTGGTTGCAGCCTGCCTGGCCGCCATGAACGGCGTGGAAATCGGCGCTATCCTGCTGACCGGTGGTTACGAAATGGACCCACGCATCAGCAAGCTGTGCGAACGTGCTTTCGCTACCGGCCTGCCGCTGTTCATGGTCGAAACCAACACCTGGCAGACCTCCCTGAGCCTGCAGAGCTTCAACCTGGAAGTCCCAACCGACGACCATCAGCGTATCGAAAAAGTGCAGGAATATGTGGCCAGCCACATCGATGCTAACTGGATCGAATCCCTGACCGCGACCTCCGAGCGCAGCCGTCGTCTGTCTCCTCCAGCGTTCCGTTACCAGCTGACAGAACTGGCTCGCAAAGCCGGTAAACGCGTCGTGCTGCCGGAAGGCGACGAACCGCGTACCGTTAAAGCGGCAGCTATCTGTGCTGAGCGCGGTATCGCTACCTGTGTGCTGCTGGGTAACCCGGATGAAATCACCCGTGTTGCTGCGGCGCAGGGCGTTGAGCTGGGCGCAGGCATCGAAATCGTTGATCCAGAAGTGGTTCGCGAGAGCTACGTGGCCCGCCTGGTTGAGCTACGCAAGAGCAAAGGCATGACCGAAGCCGTTGCCCGTGAGCAACTGGAAGACAACGTTGTGCTGGGCACCCTGATGCTTGAGCAGGACGAAGTTGACGGCCTGGTTTCCGGCGCGGTTCACACCACCGCCAACACCATCCGTCCACCGCTGCAGTTGATCAAAACCGCACCGGGTAGTTCTCTGGTCTCTTCCGTGTTCTTCATGCTGCTGCCTGAACAGGTTTACGTTTACGGCGACTGTGCGATCAACCCGGATCCAACCGCAGAACAGCTGGCAGAAATCGCGATTCAGTCTGCTGACTCCGCTGCCGCTTTCGGTATCGACCCACGCGTTGCCATGCTCTCCTACTCCACCGGTAACTCCGGCGCGGGTAGCGACGTTGAGAAAGTGCGTGAAGCAACCCGTATCGCTCAGGAAAAACGCCCTGATCTGGTCATCGATGGTCCACTGCAGTATGACGCTGCGGTTATGGCTGACGTGGCTAAGTCTAAGGCACCAAACTCTCCTGTTGCGGGCCGTGCGACCGTGTTCATCTTCCCTGACCTGAACACCGGTAACACCACTTACAAAGCGGTACAGCGTTCTGCAGACCTGATCTCCATCGGGCCAATGCTGCAGGGTATGCGCAAGCCGGTTAACGACCTGTCTCGTGGCGCACTGGTGGACGATATCGTCTACACCATCGCTCTGACCGCGATTCAGTCCGCTCAGCAAGCGTAA
- a CDS encoding transketolase family protein has translation MIKVSQSGGQDAVEMRKVYAGFVQQQIGEGSGIIALEADLMSSMAMDGVQRDNPQHVINCGIMEANVIGVAAGLSLTGRKPFVHTFTAFASRRCFDQLFMSLDYQRNNVKVIASDAGVTACHNGGTHMSFEDMGIVRGLAHSVVLEVTDAVMFKDILRQLIELEGFYWVRTIRKQAATVYEEGSTFTIGKGNVLRDGTDITLIANGIMVAEAVKAAQQLEQEGVSAAVIDMFTLKPIDRMLVKNYAEKTGRIVTCENHSIHNGLGSAVAEVLVETCPVPMRRVGVKERYGQVGTQDFLQQEYGLTAADIVKAAKELL, from the coding sequence ATGATTAAGGTAAGTCAGAGCGGCGGCCAGGACGCCGTAGAGATGCGTAAAGTCTACGCCGGGTTTGTTCAGCAGCAGATTGGCGAAGGCAGCGGGATCATCGCGCTGGAAGCTGACCTGATGAGTTCGATGGCGATGGATGGCGTGCAGCGAGATAACCCGCAGCATGTGATTAACTGCGGCATCATGGAAGCCAACGTGATTGGCGTGGCGGCGGGTCTGTCACTGACCGGGCGCAAGCCGTTCGTCCACACCTTTACCGCCTTCGCCAGCCGCCGCTGCTTTGACCAGCTGTTTATGTCGCTGGATTACCAGCGCAATAACGTCAAGGTGATTGCTTCCGACGCCGGGGTGACGGCCTGCCATAACGGTGGGACCCATATGTCGTTTGAAGATATGGGTATTGTTCGCGGGCTGGCGCATTCTGTTGTACTGGAAGTGACTGATGCGGTGATGTTTAAAGATATTCTGCGTCAGCTGATCGAGCTGGAAGGCTTCTACTGGGTGCGGACTATTCGCAAGCAGGCGGCCACGGTCTATGAGGAAGGCTCAACCTTCACCATCGGCAAAGGTAATGTGCTGCGGGACGGAACGGATATCACGCTGATCGCCAACGGGATTATGGTTGCCGAAGCGGTAAAAGCGGCTCAGCAGCTGGAGCAGGAAGGGGTTAGCGCGGCGGTCATTGACATGTTCACCCTCAAGCCTATCGACCGTATGCTGGTGAAGAATTACGCCGAAAAAACCGGCCGAATTGTGACCTGTGAAAACCACAGTATTCACAACGGGCTGGGGTCGGCGGTGGCGGAAGTGCTGGTGGAAACCTGCCCGGTGCCGATGCGCAGAGTCGGCGTGAAGGAGCGTTACGGCCAGGTCGGGACTCAGGATTTCCTGCAGCAGGAATATGGCCTGACGGCGGCAGATATCGTGAAAGCGGCGAAAGAACTGCTGTAG
- a CDS encoding transketolase, translating into MNELADVTRFARDIRVETLKALTQLGFGHYGGSMSVVETLAVLYGDVMNIDPGDPDWAERDYFVLSKGHAGPALYSTLALKGYFPVEQLATLNQNGTSLPSHPDRLKTRGVDATTGSLGQGISIAAGMALSHKLAQRRNRVFSIVGDGELNEGQCWEAFQFIAHHRLNNLTVFVDWNKQQLDGELDEIICAFDLAEKFSAFGFDVVQVKGDDIAGLLAAVKPVRSSEQRPLLVILDSIKGQGVPYLEQLGNSHHLRLTEQSKQALEQAIAQLEAAHD; encoded by the coding sequence ATGAATGAACTGGCAGACGTTACGCGGTTTGCGCGAGACATCCGGGTAGAGACGCTGAAAGCGCTCACCCAACTGGGATTTGGCCATTACGGCGGCAGCATGTCGGTGGTCGAGACGCTGGCAGTGCTGTACGGCGACGTGATGAATATCGATCCGGGCGACCCTGACTGGGCTGAACGCGACTACTTTGTGCTGTCGAAGGGGCATGCTGGCCCGGCGCTGTACAGCACGCTGGCGCTGAAAGGCTATTTTCCGGTGGAGCAATTGGCCACGCTGAACCAGAACGGCACCAGCCTGCCTAGCCACCCCGACCGCCTGAAAACGCGCGGCGTGGATGCGACCACCGGTTCACTGGGGCAGGGGATTTCTATTGCTGCCGGTATGGCGCTGTCCCACAAGCTGGCACAGCGTCGCAACCGGGTATTCAGCATCGTTGGCGACGGCGAGCTGAACGAGGGGCAGTGCTGGGAGGCTTTCCAGTTTATTGCTCATCATCGTCTTAACAATCTGACGGTGTTCGTGGACTGGAACAAACAGCAACTGGACGGCGAGCTGGACGAAATCATCTGTGCTTTCGATCTGGCAGAGAAGTTTAGCGCCTTCGGGTTTGACGTGGTGCAGGTGAAAGGCGATGACATTGCCGGTTTGCTGGCGGCGGTAAAACCCGTTCGCAGCAGCGAACAGCGTCCTTTGCTGGTGATCCTCGACAGCATTAAAGGGCAAGGGGTGCCGTATCTTGAGCAACTGGGGAACTCACACCATCTCCGCCTGACGGAGCAGTCAAAACAGGCGCTGGAGCAGGCCATCGCGCAACTGGAGGCGGCACATGATTAA
- a CDS encoding PTS ascorbate transporter subunit IIC — MFILGTLNFIVDILKVPAILVGLIALIGLVAQKKSFSDVVKGSIKTVLGFIVLGGGATVLVGSLNPLGGMFEHAFNIQGIIPNNEAIVSIALEKYGASTALIMAFGMVANIIVARFTRLKYIFLTGHHTFYMACMISVILTVAGFEGVALVFTGSLILGLIMAFFPAIAQRYMRRITGTDDIGFGHFGTLGYVLSGWIGSKCGKGSRSTEEMNLPKNLSFLRDSSISISLTMIVIYMILAICAGQAYVEEKLSGGQNFLVYSIIQAITFAAGVFIILQGVRLILAEIVPAFTGFSEKLVPNARPALDCPVVYPYAPNAVLVGFLFSFLGGLVGLFLLGQMKLVLILPGVVPHFFTGATAGVFGNATGGRRGAMVGAFANGLLITFLPVLLLPVLGALGFANTTFSDADFGVVGIILGNLARFLSPAAITAVVVAVFAVLVGFNYLGKGKGTPAVHTEDNTGAK; from the coding sequence ATGTTTATCCTTGGCACGCTGAATTTTATTGTTGATATTCTGAAAGTCCCGGCCATTCTTGTCGGGCTGATAGCATTAATTGGCCTTGTTGCGCAAAAGAAGTCATTTTCTGATGTGGTAAAAGGATCAATTAAAACCGTATTAGGTTTTATTGTTTTGGGCGGCGGTGCCACCGTATTAGTGGGGTCTTTGAATCCACTGGGCGGTATGTTTGAACACGCCTTTAATATTCAGGGCATTATTCCTAATAATGAGGCGATTGTTTCTATCGCGCTGGAGAAATACGGGGCATCCACGGCGCTGATCATGGCCTTCGGGATGGTGGCGAACATCATTGTGGCTCGCTTTACCCGCCTGAAGTACATCTTCCTGACCGGGCACCACACGTTCTACATGGCGTGCATGATAAGCGTCATCCTGACCGTGGCGGGCTTTGAAGGCGTGGCGCTGGTGTTTACCGGGTCGCTGATCCTCGGCCTGATCATGGCATTCTTCCCGGCCATTGCGCAGCGCTATATGCGCCGCATCACCGGCACCGACGATATCGGCTTTGGCCACTTCGGTACGCTGGGCTACGTGCTGTCCGGCTGGATCGGCAGCAAGTGCGGCAAAGGTTCGCGCTCCACGGAAGAGATGAACCTGCCGAAGAACCTCAGCTTCCTGCGTGACAGCTCAATCTCCATTTCCCTGACCATGATTGTTATCTACATGATCCTCGCGATTTGTGCAGGCCAGGCTTATGTAGAAGAGAAGCTTAGCGGAGGCCAGAACTTCCTGGTTTACTCCATTATTCAGGCGATTACCTTTGCGGCGGGGGTGTTCATCATCCTGCAGGGTGTGCGCTTGATTCTGGCAGAAATCGTCCCGGCATTTACCGGTTTCTCCGAGAAGCTGGTGCCTAATGCTCGTCCGGCGCTGGACTGCCCGGTGGTTTACCCTTATGCGCCGAATGCCGTGCTGGTGGGCTTCCTGTTTAGCTTCCTCGGCGGACTGGTGGGCCTGTTCCTGCTTGGGCAGATGAAGCTGGTGCTGATTTTGCCGGGCGTGGTGCCTCACTTCTTTACCGGGGCGACAGCGGGCGTGTTTGGTAACGCTACCGGCGGCCGTCGCGGCGCGATGGTGGGGGCTTTTGCCAACGGGCTGCTGATCACCTTCCTGCCAGTGTTGCTGCTGCCTGTCCTGGGTGCGCTGGGCTTCGCCAACACAACTTTCTCCGACGCTGATTTCGGCGTGGTGGGGATTATCCTCGGCAATCTTGCACGCTTCCTGTCACCTGCGGCGATTACTGCTGTGGTGGTGGCCGTATTTGCGGTGCTGGTCGGGTTCAACTATCTGGGCAAAGGAAAAGGCACTCCTGCCGTACACACTGAAGACAATACGGGGGCTAAATAA
- a CDS encoding PTS sugar transporter subunit IIB, producing MKIMAICGSGLGSSFMVEMNIKKVLKKLNIEAEVEHSDLSSATPDAADVFVMAKDIAASARLPDSQLVVINNIIDINELENKLSAYFAGR from the coding sequence ATGAAGATAATGGCAATCTGCGGTTCAGGTCTCGGCAGTAGTTTTATGGTCGAAATGAATATTAAAAAAGTGCTTAAAAAACTCAATATTGAGGCAGAGGTCGAACACTCGGATTTATCCTCCGCCACCCCGGACGCGGCAGATGTGTTTGTGATGGCGAAAGATATTGCAGCCAGCGCGCGCCTGCCGGACAGCCAGCTGGTGGTGATCAACAACATCATCGACATCAATGAGCTGGAAAATAAGCTGAGCGCTTATTTTGCGGGTCGTTAA
- a CDS encoding PTS sugar transporter subunit IIA, protein MLNQWLHPQTIQLHDEVANWQQALEISARPLLDAGIIAPHYLTAIMQQHQKLGPYYVLAPGLAMPHARPEEGATGLGLSLLKLRQGVSFHSEGNDPVDVIIMLAAPDSHSHIEMISALAELFSSDEDMALLHQANNLEEIQKIINRF, encoded by the coding sequence GTGCTCAACCAATGGCTGCATCCGCAGACTATTCAGCTTCATGACGAGGTCGCAAACTGGCAGCAGGCGCTGGAGATTAGCGCCCGGCCACTGCTGGACGCGGGGATTATTGCCCCCCATTACCTGACGGCCATTATGCAGCAGCATCAAAAATTGGGGCCGTACTATGTGCTGGCGCCGGGCCTGGCAATGCCGCATGCGCGTCCGGAAGAGGGCGCGACCGGGCTTGGTCTCTCACTGTTGAAGCTGAGGCAGGGCGTTAGCTTTCATTCTGAGGGGAACGACCCGGTGGATGTCATTATTATGCTGGCGGCCCCGGACAGCCATAGTCACATTGAAATGATTTCCGCGCTCGCTGAGCTATTTTCCAGCGACGAAGACATGGCGTTATTGCATCAGGCCAATAACCTGGAGGAAATACAAAAAATAATTAATCGATTCTAG
- a CDS encoding LacI family DNA-binding transcriptional regulator, whose product MSITRKRRSTGKVTLADVAQLAGVGTMTVSRALRTPEQVSDKLREKIEAAVSELGYMPNLAASALASASSYTIAMVVPSLAESGCSEMFAGLQQVLQPAGYQIVLAESQHRLEQEEKLLETLLASNIAAAILLSVEHSDTVRGWLKHASIPVLEIGATRVDPLDMNIGIDNVAAMFELTEMLIHRGYQNIGLLCANQEQWIFQQHLQGWYKAMLRHHMSPNRVINAAAPPTFSTGAAQLPEFLLAWPELDALVCVSDELACGALYECQRRRIKVPDDLAIVGFGDSDVSRVCQPALTTIAVPHRKIGIEAGRALLARINEEEWDRSPTIASSLCMRDSC is encoded by the coding sequence ATGTCCATAACCCGAAAGCGGCGAAGTACCGGTAAGGTGACGCTTGCAGATGTGGCTCAGCTCGCCGGCGTCGGTACCATGACCGTTTCGCGAGCGCTAAGAACCCCGGAGCAGGTTTCCGACAAATTACGCGAAAAAATCGAAGCGGCGGTTTCCGAGTTGGGTTACATGCCCAACCTTGCGGCAAGCGCACTGGCCTCAGCCTCCTCGTATACCATTGCGATGGTGGTCCCAAGTCTGGCGGAATCCGGCTGCAGTGAAATGTTTGCCGGCCTGCAGCAGGTGCTGCAGCCTGCGGGGTATCAGATAGTCCTTGCTGAGTCCCAGCACCGGCTGGAACAGGAAGAGAAGCTGCTGGAAACGCTGCTGGCCTCCAACATTGCCGCGGCGATCCTACTGAGCGTGGAACACAGCGACACGGTGCGAGGCTGGCTGAAGCACGCCAGCATTCCTGTGCTCGAAATAGGTGCCACCCGCGTCGATCCGCTGGACATGAACATCGGCATTGATAACGTCGCCGCCATGTTTGAACTGACGGAAATGCTCATCCACCGCGGCTATCAGAACATCGGGCTGCTGTGCGCGAACCAGGAACAGTGGATTTTCCAGCAGCACCTTCAGGGCTGGTACAAGGCGATGCTGCGCCACCATATGTCGCCCAACAGGGTAATCAACGCTGCCGCGCCGCCGACTTTCTCCACCGGGGCCGCACAGCTACCTGAGTTTCTGTTGGCCTGGCCGGAGCTGGATGCGCTGGTCTGCGTGTCGGATGAACTGGCCTGCGGCGCGCTGTACGAATGCCAGCGCAGGCGCATCAAAGTCCCTGACGACTTAGCCATCGTTGGTTTTGGCGACAGCGACGTGAGCCGCGTCTGCCAGCCTGCGCTGACCACCATTGCGGTACCGCATCGTAAGATTGGGATTGAAGCCGGACGGGCGCTGCTGGCAAGAATTAACGAAGAAGAGTGGGACAGAAGCCCGACTATCGCGTCATCGCTGTGTATGCGGGATAGTTGCTGA